A genomic window from Chrysoperla carnea chromosome 3, inChrCarn1.1, whole genome shotgun sequence includes:
- the LOC123296666 gene encoding zinc finger protein 1 homolog isoform X1, whose amino-acid sequence MNDNLRASNLQINLQEICRTCLMDKNDLREIVCFIPLLQKCTSIQIDLEDELPKLICFECMTKLNKAIEFWRQCEVSEKILLQLRQFQENSIFYKEKEAYSSPHNEVNTIKVNQIKTESSHHENEDIPNTCEEKKLFISENNLYTYDENNTFKINNVFNIVNTKLNIASGSSERYETIINENKNNLDISKLRNVDLKSKYNTQNKIDDDNDFNDQSLSEIFIKEEPKHSDFENCESVSQNSAEYLDLRKKKPFRKTNRSNRKLKHKNKLETKKYVDTINNEQNGKFELKKIKIEEAIDDKQLEVKVDDTANIETQCPQCGKSFELNEDLEIHKLQHKKFDDLICPKCPKSFGNERNLKRHLIMHMVNKPYKCDFCEKGFAGSGDRIRHLRTHTGERPYICQTCGKPFPDSSGLSQHMKFHNSIKSYICSVCSKGFVFPYELRRHMRMHTGEKPFLCSLCGKGFRDSTDLKIHTRNHTGERPFACSECDRTFKIKKHLNLHMRTHTGYKPHVCKLCEAGFARKENLTRHNRIHTGERPYACDICEKTFRSWQNLNSHKKTHNKRK is encoded by the exons ATGAATGATAATTTGCGAGCAtcaaatttgcaaataaatttacagGAAATTTGTAGAACTTGTTTAATggacaaaaatgatttaagagaaattgtttgttttataccTTTATTACAAAAGTGTACTTCAATACAA aTTGACTTGGAGGACGAATTACCAAAGTTAATTTGCTTTGAATGTATGACTAAATTAAATAAGGCGATTGAATTTTGGAGACAATGTGAAGTgtccgaaaaaattttgttacaattaagGCAATTTCAAGAgaatagtatattttataaagaaaaggaAGCTTATTCATCACCACATAATGAAGTAAATACTATAAAagtaaatcaaatcaaaactGAAAGTTCTCATCATGAAAATGAGGACATTCCGAATACATgtgaagaaaaaaagttattcataaGTGAGAATAATTTGTATACATACgatgaaaataatacatttaaaatcaacaatgtatttaatattgtaaataccAAGTTAAATATTGCAAGTGGCTCATCTGAAAGGTACGAAACTAttattaacgaaaataaaaacaatttagacATTTCTAAATTGCGAAATGTCGATTTAAAATCAAAGTATAACACCCAAAACAAAATTGATGAtgataatgattttaatgaCCAATCTTTAagcgaaatatttattaaagaagagCCCAAGCACTCAGATTTTGAGAATTGTGAAAGTGTCAGCCAAAATAGCGCTGAATATTTAGATTTAAGGAAGAAAAAACCATTTAGAAAAACTAATAGgtcaaatagaaaattgaaacataaaaataaactagaaACAAAAAAGTATGTCGATACAATAAACAATgaacaaaatggaaaatttgaacttaaaaaaattaaaatagaagagGCTATAGATGATAAACAATTAGAAGTGAAAGTAGATGATACAGCAAACATTGAAACACAATGCCCTCAATGTGGAAAATCGTTTGAATTAAATGAAGATCTAGAAATTCATAAGTTACAACATAAAAAGTTTGATGATTTGATTTGCCCCAAGTGCCCAAAGTCTTTTGGAAACgaacgaaatttaaaaagacatttaatcatgcatatGGTTAACAAACCGTATAAATGCGATTTTTGTGAGAAAGGTTTTGCTGGATCAGGTGATCGAATtcgtcatttacgaactcatacag gtGAGCGACCGTACATATGTCAAACATGTGGAAAACCATTTCCAGATTCTAGTGGATTATCACAACATATGAAATTTCACAATAGTATCAAAAGTTACATATGTTCAGTTTGTTCCAAAGGTTTTGTGTTTCCATATGAACTGCGACGCCATATGCGAAtgcatactggtgaaaaaccgtTTTTATGTTCTCTTTGCGGAAAGGGTTTTCGTGATAGTACTGATCTAAAAATACATACAAGAAACCATACTGGAGAACGTCCTTTTGCATGTTCGGAATGTGATaggacttttaaaataaaaaaacatttaaatcttCATATGCGAACTCATACAG GTTACAAACCACATGTATGTAAACTTTGTGAAGCTGGTTTTGCGAGAAAAGAGAATCTTACTAGGCACAATCGAATTCATACTG gAGAGAGACCTTATGCCTGCGACATTTGTGAAAAGACTTTTAGATCTTGGCAAAATTTAAATAGtcataaaaaaacacataataaaagaaaataa
- the LOC123296666 gene encoding zinc finger protein 432-like isoform X2: MNDNLRASNLQINLQEICRTCLMDKNDLREIVCFIPLLQKCTSIQIDLEDELPKLICFECMTKLNKAIEFWRQCEVSEKILLQLRQFQENSIFYKEKEAYSSPHNEVNTIKVNQIKTESSHHENEDIPNTCEEKKLFISENNLYTYDENNTFKINNVFNIVNTKLNIASGSSERYETIINENKNNLDISKLRNVDLKSKYNTQNKIDDDNDFNDQSLSEIFIKEEPKHSDFENCESVSQNSAEYLDLRKKKPFRKTNRSNRKLKHKNKLETKKYVDTINNEQNGKFELKKIKIEEAIDDKQLEVKVDDTANIETQCPQCGKSFELNEDLEIHKLQHKKFDDLICPKCPKSFGNERNLKRHLIMHMVNKPYKCDFCEKGFAGSGDRIRHLRTHTGERPYICQTCGKPFPDSSGLSQHMKFHNSIKSYICSVCSKGFVFPYELRRHMRMHTGEKPFLCSLCGKGFRDSTDLKIHTRNHTGERPFACSECDRTFKIKKHLNLHMRTHTGYKPHVCKLCEAGFARKENLTRHNRIHTVYFRRETLCLRHL; this comes from the exons ATGAATGATAATTTGCGAGCAtcaaatttgcaaataaatttacagGAAATTTGTAGAACTTGTTTAATggacaaaaatgatttaagagaaattgtttgttttataccTTTATTACAAAAGTGTACTTCAATACAA aTTGACTTGGAGGACGAATTACCAAAGTTAATTTGCTTTGAATGTATGACTAAATTAAATAAGGCGATTGAATTTTGGAGACAATGTGAAGTgtccgaaaaaattttgttacaattaagGCAATTTCAAGAgaatagtatattttataaagaaaaggaAGCTTATTCATCACCACATAATGAAGTAAATACTATAAAagtaaatcaaatcaaaactGAAAGTTCTCATCATGAAAATGAGGACATTCCGAATACATgtgaagaaaaaaagttattcataaGTGAGAATAATTTGTATACATACgatgaaaataatacatttaaaatcaacaatgtatttaatattgtaaataccAAGTTAAATATTGCAAGTGGCTCATCTGAAAGGTACGAAACTAttattaacgaaaataaaaacaatttagacATTTCTAAATTGCGAAATGTCGATTTAAAATCAAAGTATAACACCCAAAACAAAATTGATGAtgataatgattttaatgaCCAATCTTTAagcgaaatatttattaaagaagagCCCAAGCACTCAGATTTTGAGAATTGTGAAAGTGTCAGCCAAAATAGCGCTGAATATTTAGATTTAAGGAAGAAAAAACCATTTAGAAAAACTAATAGgtcaaatagaaaattgaaacataaaaataaactagaaACAAAAAAGTATGTCGATACAATAAACAATgaacaaaatggaaaatttgaacttaaaaaaattaaaatagaagagGCTATAGATGATAAACAATTAGAAGTGAAAGTAGATGATACAGCAAACATTGAAACACAATGCCCTCAATGTGGAAAATCGTTTGAATTAAATGAAGATCTAGAAATTCATAAGTTACAACATAAAAAGTTTGATGATTTGATTTGCCCCAAGTGCCCAAAGTCTTTTGGAAACgaacgaaatttaaaaagacatttaatcatgcatatGGTTAACAAACCGTATAAATGCGATTTTTGTGAGAAAGGTTTTGCTGGATCAGGTGATCGAATtcgtcatttacgaactcatacag gtGAGCGACCGTACATATGTCAAACATGTGGAAAACCATTTCCAGATTCTAGTGGATTATCACAACATATGAAATTTCACAATAGTATCAAAAGTTACATATGTTCAGTTTGTTCCAAAGGTTTTGTGTTTCCATATGAACTGCGACGCCATATGCGAAtgcatactggtgaaaaaccgtTTTTATGTTCTCTTTGCGGAAAGGGTTTTCGTGATAGTACTGATCTAAAAATACATACAAGAAACCATACTGGAGAACGTCCTTTTGCATGTTCGGAATGTGATaggacttttaaaataaaaaaacatttaaatcttCATATGCGAACTCATACAG GTTACAAACCACATGTATGTAAACTTTGTGAAGCTGGTTTTGCGAGAAAAGAGAATCTTACTAGGCACAATCGAATTCATACTG tttattttaggAGAGAGACCTTATGCCTGCGACATTTGTGA
- the LOC123296680 gene encoding zinc finger protein 33A-like, whose translation MNENLCSPNLQISFQKICRTCLTENEGLQRICRIVDLLKECTSIHVDMADDLPKLICLECTKKLNIAFLFRKQCELSEKTLLQLREFKETSIKHEKLERNEVYIKSEGSNDLHKDNLYTCDENNTFKINNVLSFENTKFNENKNSLDDTKIKNSSLEGNHKTAKKNLLCDFDDQLINERLFNEHNDSVQEDNDYEIPDQLCSDQSVDSKTNKWNNKFKGSNRKLKIKINRKLKEETNYNTITDGLVCLDCEKSFELEGDLEIHMLKHQKFDNFICPKCSKSFANRHNLRRHLNTHMITKPFKCKFCDKSFAAPGDRNRHLRLHTGEKPYICTTCGKAYTDSSRLSKHMKYHSDVKDFACTVCPKSFLFPNALRVHMRVHTGEKPYLCTECGDSFKSALSLKTHERKHTRDVEGVEEELFCCNICRKILTSNQSLSKHRRTHSKGK comes from the exons ATGAACGAGAATTTATGTTCaccgaatttacaaataagttttcaaaaaatttgtagaacttGTTTAACAGAAAATGAGGGTTTGCAAAGAATTTGTCGTATTGtagatttattaaaagaatgtaCTTCAATTCAT GTCGATATGGCAGATGatttaccaaaattaatttgtcTCGAATGTACCAAAAAACTAAATATCgcctttttatttagaaaacaatGTGAATTGTCTGAAAAAACTTTGTTACAACTAAGAGAATTTAAGGAAACATCTATTAAGCATGAAAAGTTAGAAAGAAATGAAGTTTATATTAAATCCGAGGGTTCTAATGATTTACACAAAGATAATTTGTATACATGTgatgaaaataatacatttaaaataaacaatgtgttaagttttgaaaatactaaatttaatgaaaataaaaattccttagatgatactaaaataaaaaatagtagcTTAGAAGGAAATCATAAGACAGctaagaaaaatttactttgtgATTTTGATGATCAACTTATCAATGAACGATTATTCAATGAGCACAATGATTCAGTACAGGAAGATAACGATTACGAAATTCCTGATCAATTATGTAGTGACCAATCTGtagattcaaaaacaaataaatggaataataaatttaaaggatccaatagaaaattgaaaattaaaataaatcgaaaattgaaagaagaaacaaattataatacaataacCGATGGCCTGGTATGTCTTGACTGTGAAAAATCTTTTGAATTAGAAGGAGATCTTGAAATTCATATGCTGAAACATCAaaagtttgataattttatttgccCTAAATGTTCCAAATCTTTTGCAAATAGACACAATTTAAGAAGACATTTAAACACACATATGATTACAAAACcttttaaatgcaaattttgtgataaaagttTTGCTGCACCTGGTGATCGAAATCGTCATTTACGACTTCATACGG GTGAAAAACCGTACATATGCACAACGTGTGGTAAAGCATATACAGATAGTAGTCGATTATCAAAACATATGAAATACCATAGCGATGTAAAGGATTTCGCATGTACAGTTTGTCCTAAATCCTTCTTGTTTCCAAATGCACTTCGAGTTCATATGCGTGtgcatactggtgaaaaaccttATTTATGCACTGAATGTGGAGATAGTTTTAAATCAGCATTAAGCTTAAAAACACATGAACGTAAACATACAAGAGATGTAGAAGGTGTTGAAGAGGAATTGTTTTGCTGTAATATTTGTAGGAAAATTCTTACATCAAATCAAAGTTTATCAAAACATAGAAGAACACATagtaaaggaaaatga
- the LOC123296081 gene encoding zinc finger protein 501-like: MNENLRLSNFPMNFQKVCRTCLTEKDELQAIFRIIDLLKECTSVQVDMEDNLPKLICIECNNKLNNAFQFRKQCQLSEKILYQLRDFKETPIKLENNGSNSQLHKTENLEINEIYIKLENSYNLNGGNLNACDENKILKIDDVFNIVNTKISNAGVDFSETTIIDNKSNLSDFDEQPLSARLINENRDSDHDDIDYNNSNQSSEESINLRKNKPNKKSSRRNKIIKTKVIKKIQTKINNDIRNEFVCNQCEESFELQIDLEIHVLKHQKFDHLVCPKCKRTFEKERNLKKHLNIHMVNKPYKCKFCDKTFAGAGDRNRHLRIHTGEKSYICSSCGKQFPDSSGLWRHMKHHIGEKKFVCTICSKSFFKPSELRIHMRVHTGEKPYLCTECGKSFSHPNGLKLHKLKHTGERPFPCTECEKTFLLNKHLKVHMRSHTGEKPYVCKICEMGFARSDYLVIHTRSHTGERPYPCKICDKTFKSSKDLYQHNRSHNKIIRNLEISKIAAK; this comes from the exons ATGAACGAGAATTTACGTTTATCTAATTTTCCAATGAATTTTCAGAAAGTTTGTAGAACTTGTTTGACAGAAAAAGATGAATTACAAgcaatttttcgaattattgatttattaaaagaatgtaCTTCAGTACAA GTCGACATGGAAGATAATTTGCCAAAATTAATTTGCAttgaatgtaataataaattaaataatgcttTTCAGTTTAGAAAACAATGCCAATTgtctgaaaaaattttgtatcaattaaGAGACTTTAAGGAAACACCTATTAAACTCGAAAACAACGGGTCAAATTCGCAATTACATAAAACTGAAAACTTAGAAATTAATGAAATCTACATTAAATTAGAGAATTCTTATAATTTAAACGGGGGCAATTTGAATGCATGTGATGAaaataagatattaaaaattgatgatgTATTCAATATTGTAAATACTAAGATAAGTAATGCGGGGGTTGATTTTTCTGAAACTAccattattgataataaaagtaatttgagTGATTTTGATGAACAACCTTTAAGCGCAagattaattaatgaaaacagGGATTCAGATCATGACGATATCGATTATAACAATTCTAATCAAAGTAGTGAGgaatctataaatttaagaaaaaataaacctaataaaaaaTCTAGTCgacgaaataaaataattaaaacaaaagtcattaaaaaaatacaaacgaaaataaataatgatattcgGAATGAATTTGTATGTAATCAATGTGAAGAGTCTTTTGAATTACAAATAGATTTAGAAATCCATGTGTTAAAACATCAAAAGTTTGATCATTTAGTTTGCCCTAAGTGCAAAAGGACTTTTGAAAAAGaacgtaatttaaaaaaacatttaaatatacatatggTTAACAAGCcctataaatgtaaattttgtgatAAGACCTTTGCTGGAGCCGGTGATCGAAATCGTCATTTACGAATTCATACAg GTGAAAAATCATACATATGCTCATCGTGCGGAAAACAATTTCCAGATTCTAGTGGATTGTGGAGACATATGAAACACCATATAggtgaaaaaaaattcgtatgtACGATTTGTtcaaaatccttttttaaacCATCTGAACTTCGAATTCATATGCGTGTtcataccggtgaaaaaccTTATTTATGTACTGAATGTGGAAAAAGTTTTAGTCATCCTAATGGATTAAAACTACATAAACTAAAACATACAGGAGAACGTCCATTCCCATGTACAGAATGTGAGAagacttttcttttaaataaacatttgaaagtTCATATGCGTTcccatactggtgaaaaaccatatGTTTGTAAAATATGTGAAATGGGTTTTGCAAGATCAGATTATCTGGTTATACACACTCGTTCACATACTG gagAGAGACCATATCCTTGTAAAATTTGTGACAAGACTTTTAAATCAAGCAAAGATTTGTATCAACACAATCGATcacataacaaaataatacggaatt TAGAAATCTCCAAAATTGCTGCGAAATAA
- the LOC123296082 gene encoding zinc finger protein 1-like, which produces MEIGRIKNEIPEEGSNDIDSVLIQHERVHSGEKPFSCDICIKTFADKRNLVSHKRVHSGKKSFSCDICNITFTERKSLVKHKRLHSGKKPFSCDICNKTFSDKRILVRHERVHSGEKPL; this is translated from the exons ATGGAAATTGGacgaattaaaaatgaaataccaGAAGAAGGCAGCAACGATATTGATAGTGTTCTAA TTCAACATGAACGAgttcatagtggagaaaaaccattttcatgtgatatttgtattaaaacatTTGCTGATAAACGTAATTTAGTTTCACATAAACGAGTTCATagtggaaaaaaatcattttcatgtgacaTTTGTAATATAACGTTTACTGAGCGAAAAtctttagttaaacataaacgacTTCATAgcggaaaaaaaccattttcatgtgatatttgtaataaaacattcagTGATAAACGCATTTTAGTTAGACATGAACGGGTacatagtggagaaaaaccattatAA
- the LOC123296686 gene encoding zinc finger protein 501-like, whose amino-acid sequence MNKLNNAIEFRKQCEVSEKIIFKLREIQQKETNSAPNLIENVKINESDIKPEGSYDHLHEDISDTRNGSKISKTKEDAELSNVSDFCETVINENENVNLKTAKKIDVDCTLLDEQPLSERLITANRNLDYKDDEILSQCKDESIKLRAKKRKKSNEQNRYFDVKKFKIEETIDDKELEVKVDDDTAVNIGLQCPQCGKSFELREDLEIHKLQHKKLDDLICPKCSKSFGNEQNLKRHLNIHMVNKPYKCDYCEKSFAGSGDRIRHLRTHTGERPYICQTCGKRFPDSSGLSQHMKYHHNIKSYVCSICSKGFVFPSELQMHIRVHTGEKPFLCTECGESFCQSYSLTKHKRKHTGERPHACTECDKTFRLKEQLKFHIRTHTGYKPHVCKICEIGFARPESLVIHFRTHTGERPYACNICEKAFRSNKCLNQHKRTHNINNN is encoded by the exons atgaataaattaaataatgcgATAGAATTTAGAAAACAATGTGAAGTATCTgaaaagataatatttaaattaagagaAATTCAACAAAAGGAAACTAATTCTGCAcctaatttaatagaaaatgtaaaaataaatgaaagtgATATTAAACCTGAGGGTTCTTATGATCATCTACACGAAGATATATCAGATACACGTAATGGAAGCAAGATCTCCAAAACTAAAGAAGATGCCGAGTTAAGTAATGTAAGTGATTTTTGTGAAACTGtcattaatgaaaatgaaaatgttaacTTAAAAACAGCAAAGAAAATTGATGTTGATTGTACTCTGCTTGATGAGCAACCTTTAAGCGAAAGATTAATTACTGCAAACAGGAATTTAGATTATAAAGATGATGAAATTCTTAGCCAATGTAAAGACGAATCTATAAAATTAAGAgcaaaaaaacgtaaaaaatctAATGaacaaaatagatattttgatgttaaaaaatttaaaatagaagaaACTATAGATGATAAAGAATTAGAAGTGAAAGTAGATGATGATACTGCAGTAAACATTGGATTACAATGCCCTCAATGTGGAAAATCCTTTGAATTAAGAGAAGATCTGGAAATTCATAAATTGCAACATAAAAAATTGGACGATTTGATTTGCCCCAAGTGCTCAAAGTCTTTTGGgaacgaacaaaatttaaaaagacatttaaatatacatatggTTAACAAACCATATAAATGCGATTATTGTGAGAAAAGTTTTGCTGGGTCAGGCGATCGAATtcgtcatttacgaactcatacag GTGAGCGACCGTACATATGCCAAACATGTGGAAAACGATTTCCAGATTCTAGTGGATTATCACAACATatgaaatatcatcataatatcaAAAGTTACGTATGTTCAATTTGTTCCAAAGGTTTTGTGTTTCCATCTGAACTTCAAATGCATATACGTGTGCATACCGGTGAAAAACCGTTTTTATGTACTGAATGTGGAGAGAGCTTTTGTCAATCCTACAGCTTAACTAAACATAAAAGAAAACACACTGGAGAACGTCCTCATGCATGTACAGAGTGTGATAAGACTTTTCGATTAAAAGAACAACTAAAATTTCATATACGAACACATACAGGCTACAAACCACATGTatgtaaaatttgtgaaattggATTTGCTAGACCCGAATCTCTTGTTATACATTTTCGAACTCATACTG GAGAGAGACCTTATGCTTGCAATATCTGTGAAAAGGCTTTTAGgtcaaataaatgtttaaaccaacataaacgaacacacaatattaataataattga